In Ailuropoda melanoleuca isolate Jingjing chromosome 11, ASM200744v2, whole genome shotgun sequence, a genomic segment contains:
- the TNFRSF25 gene encoding tumor necrosis factor receptor superfamily member 25 isoform X2: MELRLGGYTAAVAAVLLLVLPGAQGQHSTPAPKCDCAYNFQKRNGPFCCKGCPAGHYLKAPCPKPCGTVTCLPCPRGTFLARENHHETRCTRCQACDEEVSQVALTNCSTVADTHCGCEPGWFAECLVKPCKVGSPFRCNPCSDCRALHRHTLVPCSARDTDCGTCLPNFYEYGNSCVPCPTSTLGSCPEPCVTICGWRQMYWVQVLLAGLVVPLLFGALLTYTYHRCQPCKATVANEAVTEALAPLQATYLSPRDSTHTLLAPLSSSEKVHTVQLVGNGWTPSSPQTQEAPCREVTFSWDQLRSRALDPPSPPPTPSPAPPAGLAAATLQPGPQLYDVMDAVPARRWKEFVRTLGLREAEIEAVEVEVGRFRDQQYEMLKRWRQQQPAGLGAVYAALERMGLDGCAEDLRSRLQRGP; the protein is encoded by the exons ATGGAGTTGCGGCTGGGGGGCTACACGGCCGCGGTGGCTGCG GTCCTGCTCCTTGTGCTGCCGGGTGCCCAGGGCCAGCATAGCACGCCCGCTCCTAAGTGTGACTGTGCCTACAATTTCCAGAAGAGGAACGGTCCATTCTGTTGCAAGGGCTGTCCAGCAG GGCACTACCTGAAGGCCCCCTGCCCAAAGCCTTGTGGTACCGTCACCTGCCTTCCGTGCCCCCGGGGCACCTTCCTGGCCAGGGAGAACCACCATGAGACCCGCTGTACCCGCTGTCAGGCCTGTGATGAGGAGG TCTCCCAGGTGGCCCTGACGAACTGCTCAACGGTGGCAGACACCCACTGTGGCTGTGAGCCAGGCTGGTTCGCGGAGTGCTTGGTCAAGCCCTGCAAGGTCGGCTCACCCTTCCGCTGCAATCCATGCTCAGACTGCAGGGCCCTGCACCGCCACACCCTTGTGCCTT GTTCTGCCAGAGATACCGACTGTGGGACCTGCCTGCCCAACTTCTATGAATATGGCAACAGCTGCGTGCCCTGCCCCAC GAGCACCCTTGGGAGCTGTCCTGAGCCCTGTGTGACGATCTGTGGCTGGAGGCAGA TGTACTGGGTCCAGGTGCTCCTGGCTGGCCTGGTGGTCCCACTCCTGTTTGGTGCTCTTCTGACCTACACTTACCACCGTTGCCAGCCTTGCAAGGCCACGGTTGCTA ATGAAGCTGTGACAGAGGCCCTGGCTCCCCTGCAG GCCACCTACCTCTCACCCAGGGACAGTACCCACACCCTTCTAGCGCCACTCAGCAGTAGTGAGAAGGTCCACACCGTCCAGTTGGTAGGCAACGGGTGGACCCCCAGCTCCCCCCAGACCCAGGAGGCGCCCTGCCGGGAGGTGACATTCTCCTGGGACCAGCTGCGCAGCAGAGCTCTTG ACCCGCCGTCGCCTCCGCCCACGCCTTCGCCAGCGCCCCCTGCAGGCTTGGCGGCCGCCACGCTCCAGCCCGGCCCGCAGCTCTACGACGTGATGGACGCCGTGCCGGCGCGCCGATGGAAGGAGTTCGTGCGCACCCTGGGGCTGCGCGAGGCGGAGATCGAGGcagtggaggtggaggtgggccGCTTCCGCGACCAGCAGTACGAGATGCTCAAGCGCTGGCGCCAGCAGCAGCCCGCGGGCCTGGGCGCCGTCTATGCGGCGCTGGAGCGCATGGGGCTGGACGGCTGCGCCGAGGATCTGCGCAGCCGCCTGCAGCGCGGCCCGTGA
- the TNFRSF25 gene encoding tumor necrosis factor receptor superfamily member 25 isoform X1, translated as MELRLGGYTAAVAAVLLLVLPGAQGQHSTPAPKCDCAYNFQKRNGPFCCKGCPAGHYLKAPCPKPCGTVTCLPCPRGTFLARENHHETRCTRCQACDEEVSQVALTNCSTVADTHCGCEPGWFAECLVKPCKVGSPFRCNPCSDCRALHRHTLVPCSARDTDCGTCLPNFYEYGNSCVPCPTSTLGSCPEPCVTICGWRQTVCSVYWVQVLLAGLVVPLLFGALLTYTYHRCQPCKATVANEAVTEALAPLQATYLSPRDSTHTLLAPLSSSEKVHTVQLVGNGWTPSSPQTQEAPCREVTFSWDQLRSRALDPPSPPPTPSPAPPAGLAAATLQPGPQLYDVMDAVPARRWKEFVRTLGLREAEIEAVEVEVGRFRDQQYEMLKRWRQQQPAGLGAVYAALERMGLDGCAEDLRSRLQRGP; from the exons ATGGAGTTGCGGCTGGGGGGCTACACGGCCGCGGTGGCTGCG GTCCTGCTCCTTGTGCTGCCGGGTGCCCAGGGCCAGCATAGCACGCCCGCTCCTAAGTGTGACTGTGCCTACAATTTCCAGAAGAGGAACGGTCCATTCTGTTGCAAGGGCTGTCCAGCAG GGCACTACCTGAAGGCCCCCTGCCCAAAGCCTTGTGGTACCGTCACCTGCCTTCCGTGCCCCCGGGGCACCTTCCTGGCCAGGGAGAACCACCATGAGACCCGCTGTACCCGCTGTCAGGCCTGTGATGAGGAGG TCTCCCAGGTGGCCCTGACGAACTGCTCAACGGTGGCAGACACCCACTGTGGCTGTGAGCCAGGCTGGTTCGCGGAGTGCTTGGTCAAGCCCTGCAAGGTCGGCTCACCCTTCCGCTGCAATCCATGCTCAGACTGCAGGGCCCTGCACCGCCACACCCTTGTGCCTT GTTCTGCCAGAGATACCGACTGTGGGACCTGCCTGCCCAACTTCTATGAATATGGCAACAGCTGCGTGCCCTGCCCCAC GAGCACCCTTGGGAGCTGTCCTGAGCCCTGTGTGACGATCTGTGGCTGGAGGCAGA CTGTTTGCTCAGTGTACTGGGTCCAGGTGCTCCTGGCTGGCCTGGTGGTCCCACTCCTGTTTGGTGCTCTTCTGACCTACACTTACCACCGTTGCCAGCCTTGCAAGGCCACGGTTGCTA ATGAAGCTGTGACAGAGGCCCTGGCTCCCCTGCAG GCCACCTACCTCTCACCCAGGGACAGTACCCACACCCTTCTAGCGCCACTCAGCAGTAGTGAGAAGGTCCACACCGTCCAGTTGGTAGGCAACGGGTGGACCCCCAGCTCCCCCCAGACCCAGGAGGCGCCCTGCCGGGAGGTGACATTCTCCTGGGACCAGCTGCGCAGCAGAGCTCTTG ACCCGCCGTCGCCTCCGCCCACGCCTTCGCCAGCGCCCCCTGCAGGCTTGGCGGCCGCCACGCTCCAGCCCGGCCCGCAGCTCTACGACGTGATGGACGCCGTGCCGGCGCGCCGATGGAAGGAGTTCGTGCGCACCCTGGGGCTGCGCGAGGCGGAGATCGAGGcagtggaggtggaggtgggccGCTTCCGCGACCAGCAGTACGAGATGCTCAAGCGCTGGCGCCAGCAGCAGCCCGCGGGCCTGGGCGCCGTCTATGCGGCGCTGGAGCGCATGGGGCTGGACGGCTGCGCCGAGGATCTGCGCAGCCGCCTGCAGCGCGGCCCGTGA